The Streptomyces sp. NBC_01317 genomic interval CCATCAGGGGAGCTGACCGGAAGCGCAGGACAAGATCCTCGGTCTGATGGACGAGCACCATCGTAGGAACGTAGGAACGCATTCCTGACGCTGATCGCCAACGATGCGTGACCGGTGAGGGCAACACCTTTTCCCAGGTGTCGTGGTGCAGTGCGACGGCGGGAGGTGTTCCATCGGCAGCGGCAACACCTTCTGCCCCTCGACGCTGGTGATCGCCGCGAACGGCGGGCGGATCGACAGCGGGGACGAGTGTCCCCCGGCCCCGGCGGTGTCCAGATCAAGGCCAACCAGCCCGGCTCCGTACGGTCGGTCGGCAGCTGGCCGGAGGCGGCGACTTCACTGGCAGCGACCCCGACCACCGCGGCGCCGTACTCAAGGGCGCGGGCCTCGCGCGCGGGACCCGGCTCGAGGCCGACGACGTCGTGAACGGCCTCGGCGACTTTGCCGCGGCGACCGTCAAGCGCCAGCTCGCCCATCACCCGCGGAGCAAGTGATGAGCCGGACGCCAACCCACCGGGTTCGCGGAGTCGGGCTCGGGATCGGACTGACCGGTATCGGTCGGTCGTGGCCCGGCCCGGAGGCCGCCGCATGAACATCCGCTTTTTTGATACGGCCGCCGCCTACGGCAGGAGCGGGGGAGGTGCTCGGCGAGTAACCAGGGCAACCTGGCCACCGCCCGACGCGAGGAACTGGTGATCTCGACCGTCCACGACCTGCCCGAGGTGTCCGCGAAGAAGAAGACAACCAGGTCCCGCGGCAAGAGCGCCTGAGCGCCCGCGCGGGAATGCCGGCAGACATTGATGAACAGACGGTGCGCCGGGCGTACGGCGCGGCCCTCGACGACCTAAGTCCGCGGTCGTACGGGCTCCGGGCCGAAAGGCACGACCCGCGACCGATGCGGCAAGTACGCCTCGTACCTACGCTGACCGAAACGGTCCGCCACGGAAATGCCGTGACCCTTGGCTCGCCACCAAACATGCCGTTTCGAAGGAGAAGCCCGTGCCCGCCGACGGTCAGAGCCACATCCGCGTCGCCCGTCCGTCGCGCAACCTCGTCGCGGCGGAGGAATTCTGGGTCCGGGGTCTGGGGCTGAGCGTGCTCTACCGGGCCGAGGGCGGCGACGCGCCCGGAGAGCACGACCTGCTGATGGTCGGCTGGCCCGACGCCTCCTGGCACCTCGAACTCGTCCACGAGATGGCCGGGTTCGCCGAGCCGCAGCCCACTGTGGAAGACCTGCTCGTGATCTACCTCGACGAGCAGGTACCCGAAGAACTGGTAACCCGCCTCGGGACACACGGCGGCAGGTGTGTCCCGTCCCCCAATCCGTACTGGAACACGTGGGGCATCACCGTCGAGGACCCGGACGGATACCGCCTCGTGCTCTGCACACGCGCGTGGTCCAACGCCTGAGCCACACCCAGCTAGTCCGTCCCGCGCTCGCCGACCACGTGCGACCACCGAACCCCTTGGTACGCCGACGCGCAGAAAAAAAGACCAGTACCAATGGTTCGAGACCGCCTTTACGGATACCCCGCTGCGCCCCACTGCGGGCACCATGGATCCCTTCGTCTCACGCACCCCAATAGCATGCCCGAGCGTGATCCAGAAGGCTCTTGGAGGCGATGACCACACAGTGTCCTCCCCGCGATCCGGTCCGAGCGCGGGGTGACGCGGACCCGTACGCCGCAGCTGGCCTTGATCCGCCTCAGGTGACCCTTGGGGCGTAAGCGGGTGGGGACACGACGAGGAGGCCCTCATGTCCAGCGCATGCCGATCTTGGAGAGTTGCTCTGCCCGCTCCGGCGTCAGCGTGGCGGCCCGGCTCCGCTGGTTGCTGATCCAGGAGCCGAGCCGGAGCTCCCGCTCCTCCTGCCCCTCGCCGGCGACGGTCCGTTCGACGTGCTTGCGGGGGACGTGGAGGTGCCCTTCGCGCGCGTGGTACTGCTTGGCGGCCTGGTAGTGCGCTGCCCATTTGTCGGCCTGCGTGCGGCGCGGCTTCGGCTTCTCCTCCTCGGCTGCGGGTTCGATGCCGAGGACCTGTTCGCACATCCACTGTTGTACGGCCGTGAGGTGGTCCCACCCGAGCCGTACGGAGGTCACCCACCGCCCGAGGTCCTCACCCTGGCGTACGGTCTCGCCCACTCTGGTGGGCAGCGCTCCACCGGCGTCCAGGTGCATGCGGACGAGGCGGAAGCACCTCTGCCATGCTACCGGCCAGCCGGGGCACCAGGAGGCGTCGATCTCTTCCAGCTGCTCGCGCCGTTCGGCGGTCATGGCGCCGGCCGACGATTCCACCGGCAGGCCTTCGGCGCGCCGCCGTTCGTTCTCGTCAGCCTTCCGGGCGGCGGCCCGCGCGTTCTTCAACCAGATGCCGACCGCCGCGCCCTGGTAGGTGGCGTCCAGCGGCGCCAGAAGATGCCCTGCCTCGGCGGCCCACCCCTGAGCGGCGGCCAGGCCCTCTTCCCAGGCGACGTCGAAGTGGGACCAGATCATGCCCAGTTTCTCCAGCTGGGTGACGCGGTCCTCGTCCATCTTGCCGCGGGCGTAGAACCTCCGGGCGTCGGCGATCCACTGGCCCAGCGGGAACTCAGCGAGCGACGCCGGCCACCCTTCGGCTTCCTCCTCCTGGCCGTTGCCGCCGGGTACCCGGTACGTGAACGGCACCCTCAGGTCGCCGTGCTCTCGCACGTAGATGACAGCGGCCTCCACACCGCGCCGCCAGTGCTCGCGTTCCGGGTCGACAACCCGGAGGTTGATGAACGCGGCGAGCACGGCGGGGTCGCGCGGGGTGGAGAATTTCAACAACCTCCGGGCCGGCGCCGACGGGCCGGAGGCCTCGTTCCCTTCACCCCGGCCCTCCTGGCCCCGCGCGGCCTTCTGGACAGGCTTGTAGGCGCTCGGGGCCTGCTGCTCCGCCAGCTGCTCCACGATCCGGGCGTCGTGCGCCCGCAGCGCTTCCAGCAGCTTGGCGAGTCCGCCGTACGCCCGGGAGGTCAGCATGTTGTCGGCGGTCTCGCCGGGCCCGAGGAGTACGGGCACGACCAGGTTGGCCACTTTGCCCTCTCCGGGCTGCATGCGCAGTGCCCTGCCGACGGCCTGGACGAGGTCGGGCATGGAGCCGCGGACATCCGCCCAGTACACGGCGTCGCAGTTCTTGGTGTCGACGCCCTCGCCCAACACCTTCACCGAGGACAGGAAGCCCTTCTCCACGACGATGCCGTCGGTGGCGATCCCGGCGGCGAACTCGCCGAGGACCTGACGGCGGTGGAGCGGCTTGTGGTCGCCGCACAGCCAGTCCGCCCAGACTGTCTCCGGGTACAGCTCCGGGTCGCCGGCGTGCAGCTGCGAGGCCACGTCGGGGAGGCCGGCCGCGAACGCTTCGGCTTCCCTGACGACGTGGTGGAAGACCAGCGTGCGACGGAAGCTCTCCTCGGCCGACGCTTTCACCAGTGCGGTCTGGAGGGCGGCGAGCCGCGCCCCGCGCACCTCTGCCGACCGGCCTTCGGCGCCCAGGAGCTGCGCGGCCTGGAGCTGCGTGTCACTGATGTCCACGCACACAACCTGGTACGGCGCACAGATTCCCCGGTCGATGGCCTCGGAGAGCGTCAGGGTGAAGCAGCGGCTGCCGAACGGCCCGCCGGGGTCGTCGTCCATGCTCGCCACCAGCTCACCGGGTACGCCGGCCTCGTCCTCATCTCCGAGCTGCCAGAGCCTGGGCGTGGCCGTCATGTACAGACGACGCAAAGACGGGACTTTCTGGTTGTCGTGCACGACCGCCCACGGCTTCCCGATCCGCCCCGAGGTCCGGTGCGCCTCGTCGATGACGATGAGGTCCCAGCCGGGAAGGCCGGCGGCGTGCGCGCGCTCCAGCGTGCCGAGCCCGAGGCTGGCGTACGTGGCGTAC includes:
- a CDS encoding Helicase associated domain protein codes for the protein MGVTDKELRSHQREAVDRVRRALEIPARSRVPDRGLRTQVIMATGSGKTLVAARSAEELRAGRVLVLVPSLDLLAQTEAAWREGGRRGPMIGVSSLRGEEASFPNTTDVDELVEWTRGLDKVTVYATYASLGLGTLERAHAAGLPGWDLIVIDEAHRTSGRIGKPWAVVHDNQKVPSLRRLYMTATPRLWQLGDEDEAGVPGELVASMDDDPGGPFGSRCFTLTLSEAIDRGICAPYQVVCVDISDTQLQAAQLLGAEGRSAEVRGARLAALQTALVKASAEESFRRTLVFHHVVREAEAFAAGLPDVASQLHAGDPELYPETVWADWLCGDHKPLHRRQVLGEFAAGIATDGIVVEKGFLSSVKVLGEGVDTKNCDAVYWADVRGSMPDLVQAVGRALRMQPGEGKVANLVVPVLLGPGETADNMLTSRAYGGLAKLLEALRAHDARIVEQLAEQQAPSAYKPVQKAARGQEGRGEGNEASGPSAPARRLLKFSTPRDPAVLAAFINLRVVDPEREHWRRGVEAAVIYVREHGDLRVPFTYRVPGGNGQEEEAEGWPASLAEFPLGQWIADARRFYARGKMDEDRVTQLEKLGMIWSHFDVAWEEGLAAAQGWAAEAGHLLAPLDATYQGAAVGIWLKNARAAARKADENERRRAEGLPVESSAGAMTAERREQLEEIDASWCPGWPVAWQRCFRLVRMHLDAGGALPTRVGETVRQGEDLGRWVTSVRLGWDHLTAVQQWMCEQVLGIEPAAEEEKPKPRRTQADKWAAHYQAAKQYHAREGHLHVPRKHVERTVAGEGQEERELRLGSWISNQRSRAATLTPERAEQLSKIGMRWT
- a CDS encoding VOC family protein, whose amino-acid sequence is MPADGQSHIRVARPSRNLVAAEEFWVRGLGLSVLYRAEGGDAPGEHDLLMVGWPDASWHLELVHEMAGFAEPQPTVEDLLVIYLDEQVPEELVTRLGTHGGRCVPSPNPYWNTWGITVEDPDGYRLVLCTRAWSNA